In the Metabacillus endolithicus genome, one interval contains:
- the merA gene encoding mercury(II) reductase, with product MNKFKINIQGMTCTGCEEHVAVALENIGARNIEASFRCGEAVFELPNDIGVESAKKAIDEAKYQPGEIEEVQSEEKVVLGDEGDYDLLIIGSGETAFSAAIKSVEYGAKVAMIERGTVGGTCVNIGCVPSKTLLRAGEINHLAKVNPFIGLQASAGKVELAPLVKQKDELVSELRNQKYVNLIDEYGFELIEGEAIFVDENTVKVNGKKLSAKRFLIATGASPSLPPISGLEKVDYLTSTTLLELKKVPKRLTVIGSGYIGMELGQLFHNLGSEVTLMQRSERLLKEYDPEISEAVEKALIEQGINLVKGATFERVEQEGQIKKVHVTVDGKKKVVESEQLLVATGRKPNTDSLNLSAAGVEVGKRKEILINDYARTSNEKIYAAGDVTLGPQFVYVAAYEGGIVADNAIGGLNKKLDLSVVPGVTFTNPSIATVGLTEAQAREKGYEVKTSVLPLDAVPRAIVNRETTGVFKLVADSKTLKVLGVHIVSENAGDVIYAATLAVRFSLTVEDLKESLAPYLTMAEGLKLAALTFDKDVSKLSCCAG from the coding sequence ATGAATAAATTTAAGATAAATATTCAAGGAATGACTTGTACGGGTTGTGAAGAGCATGTGGCAGTAGCACTTGAAAATATAGGTGCTAGAAATATTGAAGCTAGTTTTCGTTGTGGTGAAGCAGTATTTGAATTACCCAATGATATTGGGGTTGAAAGTGCAAAAAAGGCAATTGATGAAGCAAAATATCAACCTGGAGAAATAGAAGAAGTACAATCTGAAGAAAAAGTGGTTTTAGGTGATGAGGGAGATTATGACTTACTTATCATTGGTTCTGGTGAAACTGCTTTTTCGGCTGCGATTAAATCCGTTGAATACGGGGCAAAAGTAGCCATGATTGAGCGTGGAACCGTTGGGGGAACATGTGTAAATATTGGTTGTGTGCCATCAAAAACACTTCTTAGAGCTGGGGAAATCAATCATTTAGCAAAAGTTAATCCATTTATAGGTTTACAGGCATCTGCTGGAAAAGTGGAATTAGCTCCTTTAGTAAAGCAAAAAGATGAGTTAGTAAGCGAACTTCGGAATCAAAAATATGTCAATTTAATTGATGAATATGGCTTTGAGTTAATTGAAGGTGAAGCAATATTTGTTGATGAAAATACAGTTAAAGTTAACGGGAAGAAACTTTCTGCAAAGCGTTTCTTAATTGCAACGGGCGCTTCTCCTTCCTTACCGCCGATTTCAGGACTTGAAAAAGTGGATTATTTAACAAGTACAACACTACTTGAATTAAAAAAGGTGCCAAAACGATTAACGGTTATTGGTTCAGGATATATCGGAATGGAACTTGGGCAATTGTTTCATAATTTAGGTTCAGAAGTCACGCTTATGCAAAGAAGTGAGCGACTTTTAAAAGAATATGATCCAGAAATTTCAGAAGCCGTAGAAAAAGCGTTAATTGAACAAGGTATTAACCTTGTAAAAGGGGCAACTTTTGAGCGTGTAGAACAAGAGGGGCAAATCAAAAAGGTTCATGTAACAGTAGATGGTAAGAAAAAAGTGGTGGAATCAGAGCAGTTACTTGTTGCAACAGGAAGAAAACCAAATACAGATTCTTTGAATTTAAGTGCCGCAGGGGTTGAAGTTGGAAAACGAAAAGAAATCCTGATAAATGACTACGCTAGGACAAGTAATGAAAAGATTTATGCAGCAGGCGATGTAACATTAGGACCTCAATTCGTTTATGTAGCAGCATATGAAGGTGGAATTGTTGCCGATAATGCGATTGGCGGATTAAATAAAAAATTAGATTTATCCGTTGTTCCTGGCGTAACTTTTACCAATCCATCGATTGCAACGGTTGGGTTGACAGAAGCACAAGCAAGAGAAAAAGGCTATGAAGTAAAAACATCTGTATTGCCTTTAGATGCCGTTCCAAGAGCGATAGTAAACCGTGAAACAACAGGTGTGTTTAAACTTGTTGCGGATTCGAAAACATTAAAAGTGCTTGGGGTTCATATTGTATCTGAAAATGCAGGCGATGTGATTTATGCAGCGACTTTAGCCGTTAGGTTTAGCTTAACCGTAGAGGATTTAAAAGAAAGCCTTGCACCATATTTAACAATGGCAGAAGGATTAAAATTAGCTGCTCTTACCTTTGATAAAGATGTATCGAAATTATCTTGTTGTGCAGGATGA
- a CDS encoding heavy-metal-associated domain-containing protein yields the protein MSSAVSNLEGIQDIEVEGSGEAQLTFDKSKTSLEEIEEIITDLGYEIRK from the coding sequence GTGAGTTCCGCCGTTTCTAATTTAGAGGGTATTCAAGATATAGAAGTTGAAGGATCAGGAGAAGCCCAACTTACATTTGATAAATCGAAAACTAGCTTAGAAGAAATTGAAGAAATAATTACTGATTTAGGGTATGAAATAAGGAAATAG
- a CDS encoding helix-turn-helix domain-containing protein has product MEFLSVYPNLIEILLPPHKGECVLLFRKQLGLTQSELAERVNLSRSAISKMESGTSGVNEKVWEYVTRNVFQSLHSNEKISYIEFREVLEKVFFYSQKKGVS; this is encoded by the coding sequence ATGGAATTTTTATCTGTTTATCCAAATTTAATTGAAATATTACTCCCACCTCATAAAGGAGAGTGTGTCCTTTTATTTAGAAAGCAACTTGGTTTAACTCAATCAGAATTAGCGGAAAGAGTAAATTTATCTAGAAGTGCGATTTCCAAAATGGAATCTGGAACGTCAGGTGTTAACGAAAAAGTATGGGAATACGTTACCAGGAATGTCTTTCAATCATTGCATAGTAATGAAAAGATCTCGTACATCGAATTTAGAGAAGTGTTAGAAAAAGTCTTTTTCTATAGTCAGAAAAAAGGTGTGAGTTAA
- a CDS encoding MerR family transcriptional regulator encodes MEGLTISQLAKVCEVNIETIRYYERRGLIPKPPRNNSGYRKFPEGFVKDIQFIKRTQDLGFTLEEIKNLLTASNNEDFRSEEVHDFATSKIKEIEERIENMHQMKALLEDLAEKCPGSGVSKNDCPIIKNFKGVNENG; translated from the coding sequence ATGGAAGGATTGACAATAAGCCAACTAGCAAAAGTTTGTGAGGTCAATATTGAAACCATTCGCTATTATGAAAGGCGTGGTTTAATTCCTAAACCTCCTCGAAACAATTCGGGATATAGAAAATTTCCTGAAGGTTTTGTAAAGGACATTCAGTTTATTAAAAGGACACAGGATTTAGGATTTACATTAGAAGAAATAAAAAATCTGTTAACTGCTTCAAATAATGAAGATTTTCGTTCAGAAGAAGTACATGATTTTGCCACAAGCAAAATCAAAGAAATTGAAGAAAGAATCGAAAATATGCACCAAATGAAAGCATTACTGGAAGATTTAGCAGAAAAGTGTCCTGGTTCTGGGGTTTCCAAAAACGATTGTCCTATTATCAAAAATTTTAAAGGAGTGAATGAAAATGGCTAA
- a CDS encoding thioredoxin family protein: MAKRLVEVFTSGCYLCDDVVKQVKDLACDNCEVVVYDLNEGCDTNECEAKAKEYGVKSVPAVAINGELVDCCKNNGIDIESIKAAGLGQG; this comes from the coding sequence ATGGCTAAACGATTAGTAGAAGTATTTACATCAGGTTGCTATCTTTGTGATGACGTTGTAAAACAAGTGAAAGACCTTGCCTGTGATAATTGTGAGGTTGTCGTTTACGATTTAAATGAAGGTTGCGATACGAACGAATGTGAAGCAAAAGCAAAGGAATACGGCGTTAAATCAGTCCCAGCAGTTGCAATTAACGGCGAATTAGTAGATTGTTGCAAAAATAATGGAATCGATATTGAATCAATAAAAGCGGCAGGATTAGGTCAAGGATAA